The segment TATGTGCATGAATGGTGTTGTAATATGAGTTGAGTTCCTAATTTTGGTATAACTATACTAGGTTACTCCTACTTTTGACTCTTGGCCTAACATAGTGGCTACCGCTCACCAGGCTCACTAGCGAACTCCCAACTCGCCAAGCCTACTGGTGATTACAGTTTGCTTAATCTTCTAATGAATGtgatgttttttattattattaaaactaAAACATTTCTATAATTAatccaaaatttttttatttgtaatATAGAAACTACCTATATTCTAACATTATAAGTTTGTGAAACATCAAACTTTGATTTAAGTTTGTTCCAATAAgttgttcttttatttttatttttgttgtttttctAATTTTTGAAGAATGgttgcaattttttttttctgaatacAATCCTCCCAGCCTAACCCCTAAGTACACCATGGTCGGATAGGTGTTAAATAGACAGATTGATTTTACAATTTTTCTGAAGTCTCAGAATTGACAATACCCTTAATAATTCCCAAAACACCatcttttgttattttttaagATCATCTCTGTGCCAATAAaatgaataatttaatttattcataAATTAACATGACAACCTTTACGAGTTTTAGATTTAAAAATCACACCttctcaaaaattttaaaattaacctttaaatatTATGTCAACACCAAACTCCTCTTCAATCATAATTACGAATTACTAATTTTCAATGACGCACAAAACTCTCAAGTTTCAAATCATCACATTCAACTTTGTATTTACGATTAACTAGTTATGAAAGTTTCGATTTTCAGATAAAGAATCTTCAAACAACCATGTTAggatagatttttatttttattttacttttgattttgattttcaaATATGAAAAGAGTTTATGACATGTTTCTAACAATAgagattaatttaaaaattatattaattaaaatacttagattaacaaaaaaattaaagtgactaaaataaaataaaattattttaaaataattttcgtgTAATTTATAAACATACAATTTTTGAATATAAGTTGACGTCTAAACCAAGGAAGTCAACAACTAACAAATTAATAGATAAGCGAAGGAAGTTGAtatcaaaattgaaataaaaagttAAATATTTGAAGGTTTCTTTATTAtgattaaaataatgatttgctAGCAAATTTCTCCTTCTTTAGAAAAAAAATGTTTCTTAAGAGTCAAAATATGAAATAATGAAATTAAGCATGTTCcataaaatataacacaaaaCGAAAAAGGAGACATGTTTCATGACACAAAACAGATAACTTTTGGaaaactcttaatatttatgtaGGGAATTATATAGTAAGTTTACTCAATAATTCAGTTAGCGTATTAAAATATGAGTTATTACCTTTAATGCGGTGGCAAGTCACATTTTATGTCTAAAAAAaattgaagtttaaattttagagataatattattaaaaataataattttttttttatgaattataaGAGGAGGGCGAAATTCTAATATCAATGTGACCAGCGCGATTCAAACTCAAACCACATCTAGAAAGGAAACATTCTAACAATCAAGTCAACCCATGAAATTTaagtaattaaaaatttaaaaaaaaataaattcaaattttaaagataattttattttaaaatagccataaattttgaaaaaaattaatttttaaaccgTAAATTAGACCCAAAGAGTTGATTAATTATTCTAAAGGAAATAGGTGTTATATTTCAAATTTGTTTAACAACTTTATTGAATAAAAATTGTTAAAATGCTATTATACTAACAGTAAAAGTAAAGGAGAGTAAAATAGGCATAATAATTACAACAACATAAACTTGGGTTAGAGAGGTTGTTTTACTTTATAGCTTTTGCATAACGACCACTTGGGATTCCAAATATCCAGAGCAATGATATGATTTGAGATGGGATTGACGACCCACCTAAAGATTAAAGGGGCAAATCGCAAATGCAATCCTCCTATATATTATGTTATTCATGTTTTATGTTTTTCCATAATTTTCCTTTACAATCTTCCTGTTTGGCTAATGGGACCCCACACGTTTTAATCAAAAGGGTTGGCAACCATGATGTCCCCTGTGGCTCCCACCCGACAGGTAGTAGCCGTTGAGACCCCACTTCGGTATACCACCATCATCCATTTCAGACTATTCACAGGAAGGATGATTATTTTATACATTGATAGgtggaaattttttatttttataactcaCATTAATAAATCaatgatatttaaaattaaaaattaataagagTATCAAATTATAATTATACATTAATATTCCACACCTTTTTATGTAATGAAACTCTGCTCTCTTTATTTTGTATTAGAAATATATAAGTGTAGATTATGTAGGTTACattgttataaaaaattatatttaaattttaaaaataaaattattgtaaaaaacaatcacaaatttaaaaaaaaaaaatagttcacGAATATCTTAGATTCTAAAATATAGATTCCCAAGTTTTCTTTTGTTGGTGGTGCTACAATCATATACTATCAAATTGATttgatatgaaaaataaaatgtagGTCATATGTCATGACACTTATTATAAATTCTCCATGTATTTAGACATGGAAGAAAATCTAGTGTCACATGCAAATATAGAGAGATATAGCAACTGGATTTGGTGGTTGAGGCCGAACAGCTTCATATGTAAACAGTACTTTGGTTGTCACACTTCCAAAACAATAAATCAGGGCATCTGCTAATATACTTGGAAACTCCAGTATACGTAAATAGTAATTGAAATGAAAAAACACAGCATAACAAGGGATGAAAGTTTAAAACGGAACTTATTGCACACTCTTGGAACAATCCAAGATGAAGGTTTTATTTTGTTGTACAAAAAACATGCCTGAAAAAGTGACAGTCAAAGAAACATGAGTAACCTTTTGTTACTTATAAGATGATTAACAAAGTGATGGTCAAAGGAAATAGCGTATATTTTAACAACTTAACTTTCCGTATAATTGATTCCTTCAACTGTCCCAAAAGGAATTCGTTATTCATTTTTCAAACTACCATACCCTTGGCCTTGATGAGTTCATTATAGCTTTATAGTCACCTTGGTTGTGTAAAATGCACGCTTCTTTGTTTTGCTATTATATCCAATGATACGggtttagtttattattattgatAATGAAACCCTAATTTGGCAGACCAAATGTTTTTGCTTTGGTTTAGGCACTACAACAAAGACGATATTGTGGGGGCGAATGGCATATATATGGTGTAAAAAAAATGGGTCCCTCAGATTAGATTACATGGTAAGTATTGTGTATGAAAATTAATAATGGTATAAAGCATCATATTCTGTTGGTAAAGGTGATCCTATAATGATAAATCTGGTCTCCTCTTTGTGTATTAGAGTAAGACCTCTTTTTTTACATATATATCCTAGGAGCAACTAAAGGGGTAGGGTTTATTTAAGGATATATAACCATATCTTTCAAATTTATtcggtttattaaaacaataattatgaCTATCATGATTATTGGTATCTCATAACAAAGCACATGCCATAAGCAAAATGATACTTGGGAAGACATTTATGCAATTGGTGTGTGTTTAGGGGATTCCCTTTTGCATATAATGAATCATCACAAGAAACAAGCTCCATTTTCAACTCCACTTGATTTCTATCTAAACCCCACTAAACATTGTTCGCTTGAATGTTGAAATGAAATCAGAATAATGCAAATCATAGATTCCTATATTAAAGAAAACCTCAAAGGCTAGCTATACCAGTTTAACCCAGTGATTGTTGTTTACCTTACAAAAAGGTTAAAATAATAATGGGCTAGCTGACTTtatttatccaatttttttaaaatgtagTTACAATCAAGTCTACTGTTAAATCTATACAAATCAAATACGCAAGAAAGACATTTTCTGGAATCAGCCTTTGTTAGACACATCCAAAAGGGTACAGTTAGAAGTTAAAACTGTTGGAGAACTAAATAATCAATTTCCAGCGCTACTTTACATGCATATGGAGTCAACTTGCTAATTATATATTTGCTAATGCATGATTGAAAGTTAAGGTATATGTATCGAGTATTGAGCCAATTAATGTAACACACAATATATTGTAATAATTAAAAATGTATACAtacatagagagagagagagagagagagagagagagagagagagagagagagataacTATATTAAGTCAAGTTctctttcttaaaaaaaataaaaaatcatcaaTTACAATCTTATACAAGTTGATCAGCGTATAATTAATAAGTAAATCTTAAGGGCCAAAATTAAGAAAATGGAAGACAGAATCAgtgagaaataaaagaaataagggTAATGATTCACACACAAAAAACACAGTATTTGTGTGTCAAAGGAGGCAAAGGTGGTACGTGAATTGTGTTGTTGTGTCTGATGCTTGAGTTTGCCGTTTCCTAGGGCAAGCCCACATATGCAGGTTGATTTTCATAAAGTTAAAACCATCCAATAATGCCCATTCATAAAGAGAATCACTCACCTTTAGATCATTAGATGGGACATAAAGGCAGCCGCGGCGCTCGTTTTATTCCCTAACCCCTTCTCATTTGGATTTTACTCCCTTGGATTTTCTCTTTCACCATTCTTTTTCTCCTCCTTCAATTATTTACTTAATGCAAAACCATTTTAAGGCTTGTTCTTACTACTTTACATTGCACCCTCTTTTAAGACTTTGTACCCAACATGTGTCTCCGATTATGACTGGTTTTTGCAATTAATAATTCATTATCAAGTGGCATgtttataaaaaattcaaatgcTAATACCTATAACTTATCTTATCCCTAGCTTACAActtcctttctttttttgtaaaaaaaaatttaaatttgtttcCTGGCAAAAGGGTCATGAATTAGTCAAATGGAAGGCTTTCCACTTTACAACAATGACGACTTTTATCGTTCAAAATTGGGTCCATTAGCTTTCTCGGGAAAATATTGGTGAGAAAGTTTGGTTACCAGCTCCTTTTATAGACCATTGAAACAATGAACCATTGACTCCAAGTATATGAACATGATTGAGGGACAAAGACACAGGAAGAAAGAGAAATTTTAAGATAGGAATTGTCTACATTTATAGTCTTCCAAAAACTGTAATctattccccccccccccccaaaaaaaaagaaaatatgcaCATGCAAATATTCTTTAAGTCAAAAACGAGTTCCATGGAGTTGTAACATTTTCCTTTGTTTGTTAATAAAGCCATACTGATTTTGCTTTCCTaagtttagaaaaataaaatcatGCTCCATCTTCACATTGCAACTCTTTTTTCTATTTGTCTTTCTATAACTCGCCTATATGATTggaatttacaaaaataaaaataaaaaataaaaaaagtttctTTGCTACCAACTCAACTCAGAAGGCATGCCCAGAAATTATTCCGCCACTCAGATTATTTATTTCAAGCCAATAAAACAAAAATCCATTCCAATTTCCTAAATTTGATTTACTAATAAAACAAATGAAGAAGTGAAAACAAACATGGTGTATTTACTAACACCAAAAAGTAATGTTAAACAAAGGGCCATTACATCTTATTCTAACTATATTCAACTGCTTCTGACCTTCGGTAGATTTTATAATCTCTACACGTGTCAAACTATTACCCTCATggtaaaaagaattatttttattgaCTTTACTCTTGGTTTTCAAAATCTAATCAAGAAAACATATAATTTACTTCATCATTTCAAAAAACTCAACTTAATCACCCAAATTAAGGGAACAATATTCTACATTTAATCTGAACATTCAAAACTGCATTTTTCCATGACCATGTACTAGTAAATCTCAGAAGCTAGTACAAGAGCGTGTGTATTATCTTAaaccttttttaatttttcaggGAAGGCAGAAGCCCCAAACAGAGAATCTCCCATGCTCTCAAACTGATTTGTCAAATCAAGGTTCAAAAGTAAAGATAAATTAACAAATTGCTTTCATTCATGCAATTTTTAAGGTAACAAATTCGGTGGATTCCCCCCCCCCCCAGGTAAATTCATCTAGGTAAGGTTGCTAAAAGAGTAAAAGCGACATGGAAATGGTGATAGAACCAAAAGATATGAGGTGTTATTGGTTAAAGTTAAAAACGGCAAGTTGTCAGTAAAAAGCACAGAGAGGAAGAGCGGACTGGCTTTTCTCGTATATGATGGTGATATATGATTGTTCACGCTACTTGGCGTTGGGTGCATGCCATGGTTTAACTGGACTGGAGTGACTTCAAAAGAACTGACCAACAATGGGAGAGGATATTAGAATTGGGTAATTGGTAGGCTTTTGGCCTTTTCTGCTTTTGTCCAACccctagttattaaaattaataaataaataaaaagcaacCACAAAAGGGGCagcaagaaaaagaaaacaacagTTGCTGTTGCTGCCCCTCCTTATAAGAATGGGAGAAACCACTCATAAACCCCACCTTTGTTTATCCTCTCTTATTCTCTTGTTATTCTCAATTCTCACACTTGAACAGCAAAagaaatcactttcacttttagTTCAGTTCTACTGAGGTTTCCATCTCTGAGGACATGGAGAGTCAGAGAGGTCCTCTTCTTAGCTTGGCTTACTTCTGTCAAGGAAAGGTAGGTAACACACACatttcttgtttcttttcttcagcttcatttggttttgtttgaaattttgggctaaattgggtGTTCTAACTACGCAGACAATGGAAGAGCTTAGGTATTCTCTTTTCTATACGACTATGGAGCTGGAACAGACAAGGATGGCAGTTCAGGAAGAGCTAAGAAAGAGAGATGATCAATTAATTCAACTCAAGGAGTTGCTAAGCAAGGCAATAAGAGAGAGGGATGAAGCACAGGAGAAATGCCAAAGACTTTTTCTTGAGAAACTCCTGCTTCATCAACTGCAGCagcaacaacaacaaaaacagCAAGTTTCTCCTCTCTCTGGAGTTTCTGGCGTTGAGGATGAACGCATAAAAGGAATAGACTCCAACAATGGCTTCTCATCATCTGACTGTGAGGGAAGCATCGTTTCATCCCCTGTTCTTGACCCAACTCAACCACCCCAACTGCCACCACAAGGACTACCACCTCAGTCCATGCCACAAACAACCATGGAGCTTGTGCCTGATAAGCCATTGCCTGAAAAGGGAAAGCTTTTACAGGCAGTGATGAAAGCTGGTCCGCTCTTGCAAACCCTTCTTTTAGCTGGACCACTGCCTCAATGGCGACACCCACCACCACCTCTGGAGTCCTTTGAGATCCCACCTGTGACCATTCCTTCACCACCACCACCCCCACAACTCCTCCACCAAGACTCCTTCCCCAGCATTAACGCTTGCAACTCTCTAAACACCTGTGGTAAATTAAACAGGAAAAGGAGTCTCTATGATGGCCCTGATTCTCCTACAGAAACCAAGTACCAACGATTAGTTCTCGATTGACTGCGGCTACAAACAAGATAGTCTGAATGGTGCTACTAATTccataaaatttaccatttttaagCTTCTTAATTATAGGGTTAGTGAGGGTGAAGAAAATCAGCCTATCAGGGAAAGATGACTGATCTCAGCATTTTTGTACAGTGGTT is part of the Gossypium arboreum isolate Shixiya-1 chromosome 5, ASM2569848v2, whole genome shotgun sequence genome and harbors:
- the LOC108485578 gene encoding uncharacterized protein LOC108485578 isoform X1, encoding MESQRGPLLSLAYFCQGKTMEELRYSLFYTTMELEQTRMAVQEELRKRDDQLIQLKELLSKAIRERDEAQEKCQRLFLEKLLLHQLQQQQQQKQQVSPLSGVSGVEDERIKGIDSNNGFSSSDCEGSIVSSPVLDPTQPPQLPPQGLPPQSMPQTTMELVPDKPLPEKGKLLQAVMKAGPLLQTLLLAGPLPQWRHPPPPLESFEIPPVTIPSPPPPPQLLHQDSFPSINACNSLNTCGKLNRKRSLYDGPDSPTETKYQRLVLD
- the LOC108485578 gene encoding uncharacterized protein LOC108485578 isoform X2, which translates into the protein MEELRYSLFYTTMELEQTRMAVQEELRKRDDQLIQLKELLSKAIRERDEAQEKCQRLFLEKLLLHQLQQQQQQKQQVSPLSGVSGVEDERIKGIDSNNGFSSSDCEGSIVSSPVLDPTQPPQLPPQGLPPQSMPQTTMELVPDKPLPEKGKLLQAVMKAGPLLQTLLLAGPLPQWRHPPPPLESFEIPPVTIPSPPPPPQLLHQDSFPSINACNSLNTCGKLNRKRSLYDGPDSPTETKYQRLVLD